A genomic segment from Mus caroli chromosome 17, CAROLI_EIJ_v1.1, whole genome shotgun sequence encodes:
- the Prph2 gene encoding peripherin-2: protein MALLKVKFDQKKRVKLAQGLWLMNWLSVLAGIVLFSLGLFLKIELRKRSEVMNNSESHFVPNSLIGVGVLSCVFNSLAGKICYDALDPAKYAKWKPWLKPYLAVCVFFNVILFLVALCCFLLRGSLESTLAYGLKNGMKYYRDTDTPGRCFMKKTIDMLQIEFKCCGNNGFRDWFEIQWISNRYLDFSSKEVKDRIKSNVDGRYLVDGVPFSCCNPSSPRPCIQYQLTNNSAHYSYDHQTEELNLWLRGCRAALLNYYSSLMNSMGVVTLLVWLFEVSITAGLRYLHTALESVSNPEDPECESEGWLLEKSVPETWKAFLESFKKLGKSNQVEAEGADAGPAPEAG from the exons ATGGCGCTGCTCAAAGTCAAGTTTGACCAGAAGAAGCGGGTCAAGTTGGCCCAGGGGCTCTGGCTTATGAACTGGCTGTCCGTGTTGGCTGGCATCGTACTCTTCAGCCTGGGGCTGTTCCTGAAGATTGAACTCCGCAAGAGGAGCGAAGTGATGAATAATTCTGAGAGCCACTTTGTGCCCAACTCCCTGATAGGGGTGGGAGTTCTGTCCTGTGTCTTCAACTCTCTGGCTGGGAAGATCTGCTATGATGCCCTGGACCCGGCCAAGTATGCCAAGTGGAAGCCCTGGCTCAAGCCGTACCTGGCTGTCTGCGTTTTCTTTAACGTCATCCTCTTCCTGGTAGCTCTCTGCTGCTTTCTGTTGCGGGGCTCCCTGGAGAGCACCCTGGCTTACGGACTCAAGAATGGGATGAAGTATTATCGGGACACAGACACCCCCGGCCGGTGCTTCATGAAAAAGACCATCGACATGCTCCAGATTGAGTTCAAGTGCTGCGGAAACAACGGCTTCCGGGACTGGTTCGAGATTCAGTGGATCAGCAATCGCTACCTGGACTTCTCTTCCAAGGAGGTCAAAGA TCGCATCAAGAGCAACGTGGATGGGCGGTACCTGGTGGATGGCGTCCCTTTCAGctgctgtaaccccagctcccCGAGGCCCTGTATCCAGTACCAGCTCACCAACAACTCAGCACACTACAGCTATGACCACCAGACCGAGGAGCTCAACCTCTGGCTGCGGGGCTGCAGGGCCGCTCTGTTGAATTACTACAGCAGCCTCATGAATTCCATGGGTGTCGTCACACTTCTCGTCTGGCTCTTTGAG GTGAGCATCACTGCCGGACTCCGCTACCTCCACACAGCGCTGGAGAGTGTGTCTAACCCGGAGGACCCCGAGTGTGAGAGTGAGGGCTGGCTGCTGGAGAAGAGCGTGCCCGAGACCTGGAAGGCCTTTCTGGAAAGCTTTAAGAAGCTGGGCAAGAGCAATCAGGTGGAGGCTGAAGGTGCAGACGCAGGCCCAGCTCCAGAGGCTGGCTGA